A stretch of the Ostrea edulis chromosome 9, xbOstEdul1.1, whole genome shotgun sequence genome encodes the following:
- the LOC125657856 gene encoding protein Mo25-like, producing the protein MPLFGKSQKSPQELVRSLKEALGAVVKAQAGEKKADKATEDVSKNLSAIKTILYGAGDQEPQSELVAQLSQEMYNTHMLPTLVQQLHRIDFEGRKDVVSIFNNLLRRQIGTRTPTVEYIVTKQEILFDLMKGYENQEIALNCGLMLRECCRYEALAKIMLFSPEFYSFFDYVEVSTFDIASDAFSTFKELLVKHKMQSAEFLEKNYEKVFTSYQRLLNSENYVTRRQALKLLGELLLDRHNFMTMTRYISNPDNLKLMMTMLREKSRNIQFEAFHVFKVFVANPNKPKPILDILLRNKEKLVDFLTKFHTERSDDEQFNDEKAYLIKQIKELKSADEAS; encoded by the exons ATGCCCCTTTTTGGGAAATCCCAGAAGAGCCCTCAGGAATTAGTGAGGTCCCTGAAGGAGGCTCTAGGGGCTGTTGTCAAGGCCCAGGCTGGGGAAAAGAAAGCTGATAAG GCTACAGAGGATGTTTCAAAGAACTTGTCGGCCATTAAGACCATTCTGTATGGAGCTGGTGACCAGGAGCCTCAGTCTGAGCTCGTGGCGCAACTCTCACAGGAAATGTACAACACACACATGTTACCGACTCTAGTCCAGCAACTTCACCGTATAGACTTTGAG GGCAGAAAAGATGTTGTTTCCATTTTTAACAACCTGCTCCGACGTCAGATTGGTACTCGTACTCCCACGGTGGAATACATCGTCACTAAACAAGAAATTTTGTTTGATCTTATGAAGGG atatgaGAACCAGGAGATTGCTTTAAACTGTGGATTGATGCTGCGAGAGTGTTGTCGATACGAAGCCCTGGCCAAAATCATGCTGTTTTCTCCCGAATTCTACAGTTTCTTTGATTATGTGGAGGTCTCAACTTTTGATATAGCCTCAGATGCATTTTCAACATTCAAG GAGCTGCTTGTGAAGCACAAAATGCAGTCAGCTGAGTTCCTGGAGAAAAACTATGAGAAGGTTTTCACATCCTACCAGAGACTGCTCAACTCAGAAAACTATGTCACCAGGCGACAAGCTCTAAAG TTACTTGGAGAACTCCTGCTTGATCGTCATAATTTCATGACCATGACGAGATACATTAGCAATCCAGATAACTTGAAGTTAATGATGACCATGTTAAGAGAAAAGAGTCGCAATATACAGTTTGAAGCCTTCCATGTCTTTAAG GTTTTTGTAGCAAATCCAAACAAACCCAAGCCCATTCTCGACATTCTATTACGAAACAAAGAAAAACTTGTGGACTTTTTAACCAAATTTCACACAGAAAGATCAGATGATGAACAATTTAACGATGAGAAAGCATATCTTATAAAACAGATAAAAGAACTAAAGTCAGCAGATGAGGCGTCATAG